The following coding sequences are from one Brienomyrus brachyistius isolate T26 chromosome 2, BBRACH_0.4, whole genome shotgun sequence window:
- the LOC125724310 gene encoding apical junction component 1 homolog: MTRTEPPDILASTVYRDIKVKSTSTHSESVCFSKQCDAQMTTTLEDKQEKIHKRHCRSFDFIESLDDPKPCEPQGMEHHHRRPERQSETQGEMSWNALGQQGHLRFSSPDLFNTRLPPQHSNSDTTSKATKPESKQRSRSKSAPRAKTTFTPVPIEMSPPVVRRGREVQRARRDPPRRPEASPRREVSYATSRVLTQEVHPIKLQPQRGDSSRFSPLNASDRFEGGRPSKPATSPHVKCRVDIKPDEGGLQQAVRQPPAPRTEIPWQRYSSSGSRGLAVPRQVSTSRTPTPSECYSADYRHPYPYSYGMPVNYVQPVDIPHRMPSPRDQREYLERERRAFSSPGVPTKLFYTEPGRYSISAPPTRNYYQNDRYSMSSQGHSPKMQYMHDPRSHIVHTMPITIRPYYTEIEARPYPGEPVYPRPYSTSEPGPYIIQTPPTRSFYGENPAAYPIQTVPSNIFYTNEAFSHLPEHHVPLRPYHTEGRHRPRMSQPHVGDWYASSFSGYAAHHNQFTPPRARPEMTPWYANPCMEPPRLGAEAKPYSKSWDNILNSHVEREQPVHRGRSYENLLYQGKRAASPDDRRQPVVVNLSSSPRRYAALSLSENSLEKGPVDGARSMTGRLWYVTPEITITDNDIHPGKIKRSQSRSASWDMLDSDKAKPRTVSYQDPPSYSADTTKDKSHNSYSLQQSLEQLDELLADLVIDYKPPASRRPSEDLLDQLKKLINEDDSNSTKKGSKEDPGPLNKQPMSTKIIPDALKNLDSCDGVQRSTEECSPEQSTDEDDTMMCSNRKCRRTETLFNACLYFKSCHSCYTYYCSRNCRREDWDVHKVNCLYGRIGSVCRHILKFCRENSEIHKAFSRIAKVGYLSRGRGVLFLGFPSPGSSNNFLQYGLESLLMTPTYLSLRELETFKDNLGEYCKELQDAGNEYDPSECFLLNVSIAVGDQVPDRPSPRVRAPTVRKYAKVSLASCSPEKRPFKRESDMETLILTPPPGTSDIDKEGEEGRKAREICFINIQRELRARGVFLRHEYPKIYQQLCEFVESNKRFTPTTIYPIDKRTGRQFMCIIMAASEPRTLDWVGTPNLLDDII; this comes from the coding sequence ATGACACGCACAGAACCTCCTGACATACTAGCGTCGACCGTGTATCGAGACATAAAAGTGAAGTCTACCTCCACGCACTCGGAGTCTGTCTGTTTTTCCAAACAATGTGATGCCCAGATGACGACCACACTGGAGGACAAGCAGGAGAAGATCCACAAGAGGCATTGCCGGAGCTTTGACTTCATCGAGTCGCTGGACGACCCCAAGCCCTGCGAGCCGCAGGGGATGGAGCACCACCATAGGAGGCCGGAGAGGCAGTCCGAGACCCAAGGAGAGATGTCCTGGAATGCTTTGGGGCAGCAGGGACACCTTCGCTTCTCCTCCCCGGACCTGTTCAACACCAGATTGCCCCCTCAACACTCCAACTCAGACACCACCAGCAAGGCCACTAAGCCAGAGTCCAAGCAGAGGTCTCGGTCTAAAAGTGCCCCCCGAGCCAAAACCACCTTCACGCCGGTGCCCATTGAGATGTCTCCACCTGTggtcaggaggggcagggagGTCCAGCGAGCTCGCCGGGACCCACCAAGGAGGCCCGAGGCGTCTCCCCGCAGGGAGGTGTCCTATGCCACGAGCCGTGTCCTGACACAAGAGGTGCATCCCATCAAGCTCCAGCCCCAGCGAGGGGATTCCAGCCGATTCTCGCCATTAAATGCCAGTGATCGCTTTGAGGGGGGCCGACCGAGCAAGCCGGCCACAAGTCCGCACGTCAAATGCCGTGTGGACATCAAGCCGGATGAGGGAGGCTTGCAGCAGGCGGTGAGGCAGCCCCCTGCACCCCGCACTGAGATCCCCTGGCAGCGCTACTCCAGCTCGGGGAGCAGGGGCCTGGCTGTTCCACGCCAAGTGTCCACATCCAGGACGCCAACTCCCAGCGAATGCTACAGTGCGGACTACAGGCATCCTTACCCATATTCCTATGGCATGCCAGTGAATTATGTTCAGCCCGTTGACATTCCTCATAGAATGCCTTCCCCCAGAGACCAGAGGGAGTACCTTGAGAGAGAACGGAGGGCATTCTCTAGCCCTGGTGTGCCAACTAAATTATTCTACACCGAGCCCGGGAGGTACTCGATTTCAGCCCCTCCTACTAGGAATTACTACCAGAATGATCGCTACAGCATGTCCAGTCAAGGACACTCACCTAAAATGCAATATATGCATGATCCAAGGTCCCATATCGTTCACACTATGCCCATTACCATCCGGCCCTATTACACAGAGATAGAGGCTCGGCCGTACCCAGGTGAGCCTGTGTATCCCAGGCCGTATTCCACAAGTGAACCAGGGCCATACATCATTCAAACACCACCGACAAGATCGTTTTATGGCGAGAACCCTGCAGCCTACCCCATTCAGACTGTCCCCTCAAATATTTTCTACACGAATGAAGCATTCAGCCACCTTCCGGAGCATCATGTCCCACTGAGACCGTATCACACCGAGGGTCGCCATCGGCCCCGGATGTCGCAACCTCATGTCGGTGATTGGTACGCGTCCAGTTTCTCGGGATATGCTGCCCACCATAATCAGTTCACTCCGCCAAGAGCCAGACCGGAAATGACCCCCTGGTATGCCAACCCCTGCATGGAGCCGCCCAGGCTTGGAGCAGAAGCCAAACCCTATTCGAAGTCGTGGGACAACATCCTCAACTCACATGTTGAGAGGGAGCAGCCAGTTCACCGTGGGAGAAGCTACGAGAACCTCCTTTACCAGGGCAAGCGTGCAGCGTCCCCAGATGACAGGCGGCAGCCTGTGGTGGTGAACCTCTCCAGTTCACCCAGGCGCTATGCTGCCTTGTCGTTGTCTGAAAACTCTTTGGAAAAGGGTCCTGTTGATGGAGCCAGGAGCATGACAGGAAGACTCTGGTACGTGACCCCTGAGATTACCATTACAGACAACGACATCCACCCTGGCAAAATTAAAAGAAGCCAGTCACGCTCTGCCAGTTGGGACATGTTGGACTCTGATAAAGCAAAGCCCAGGACTGTTTCATACCAGGATCCACCCTCCTACTCGGCAGACACAACCAAAGACAAGAGCCACAACAGCTACTCATTGCAGCAAAGCCTCGAACAGCTTGATGAGCTGTTAGCCGACCTTGTCATTGACTACAAGCCCCCAGCTAGCCGGAGGCCCAGTGAAGATTTGTTGGACCAACTAAAGAAGCTTATTAATGAGGATGATTCCAACTCCACAAAGAAAGGCTCCAAGGAAGACCCTGGTCCTCTCAATAAACAGCCTATGTCCACCAAAATCATCCCTGATGCTCTGAAAAACCTGGACAGCTGTGATGGAGTCCAGAGGAGTACAGAGGAGTGTTCCCCTGAGCAGAGCACGGATGAGGATGATACTATGATGTGCTCCAACAGAAAGTGCCGGCGGACTGAGACCCTGTTCAATGCCTGCCTCTACTTCAAATCGTGTCATAGCTGCTACACCTACTACTGCTCCCGGAACTGCCGCAGGGAGGACTGGGATGTCCACAAGGTGAACTGCCTTTATGGACGCATTGGAAGTGTTTGCAGGCATATCCTGAAGTTCTGCCGGGAGAATTCTGAGATCCACAAAGCCTTCTCCCGCATTGCCAAAGTGGGATACCTCTCTCGCGGAAGGGGTGTGCTTTTTCTGGGTTTCCCCAGCCCAGGGTCATCCAACAACTTTCTACAGTATGGACTAGAGAGCCTCCTCATGACGCCAACATATCTGTCCCTCAGAGAGCTGGAGACTTTCAAGGACAATCTAGGGGAGTATTGTAAGGAGCTGCAGGATGCCGGTAACGAGTATGACCCCAGTGAATGTTTCCTTCTGAATGTATCCATCGCCGTTGGTGACCAAGTGCCTGACAGACCGTCACCCAGAGTACGAGCGCCGACTGTCAGGAAGTATGCCAAAGTGTCCCTGGCTTCTTGCAGCCCCGAGAAGAGGCCCTTCAAGAGAGAGAGTGACATGGAAACTCTGAtcctcaccccacccccaggaaCCTCTGACATTGATAAGGAAGGCGAGGAAGGCAGGAAGGCCAGGGAGATATGCTTCATTAACATCCAGCGTGAACTCAGGGCCAGGGGGGTTTTCCTGCGTCATGAGTATCCGAAGATCTACCAGCAGCTCTGTGAGTTTGTGGAGAGCAACAAGAGGTTCACGCCTACCACCATTTACCCAATAGACAAGAGAACTGGAAGACAGTTCATGTGCATCATCATGGCAGCTTCTGAGCCAAGAACACTAGACTGGGTCGGAACCCCAAACCTACTAGATGATATCATTTAA